The following are from one region of the Salvia hispanica cultivar TCC Black 2014 chromosome 1, UniMelb_Shisp_WGS_1.0, whole genome shotgun sequence genome:
- the LOC125193000 gene encoding ankyrin repeat-containing protein At2g01680-like, whose amino-acid sequence MHGQTSIVEQVLKINPQLARISDSQESSPLHLAATGGHIEIASTLLSVAPEMCWWRDKQGMNPIHVAAMNGHVEILEILLLESSMPAMERLHRGQTVLHLCVKHAQLRALKVLVEKLGELVCVKDDDGDTLLHLAARCGKLETIEYLVEKKALKLRTTNAMGKTALQILIESPPTTVNYLKMKRLLTDVSLFIVIPEMRSTIMVVAVLIATMAFQSAINPPGGVWSEDDDKSSHKAGEAVMESTHPDAYLNIMFANLMAFI is encoded by the exons ATGCATGGACAAACATCCATTGTTGAACAAGTGTTGAAGATTAATCCGCAGCTAGCACGCATTTCAGACTCTCAAGAATCATCGCCTCTCCACCTCGCAGCAACAGGAGGGCACATCGAGATTGCCTCAACATTGCTGTCGGTAGCCCCGGAGATGTGCTGGTGGCGCGACAAACAAGGCATGAATCCAATTCATGTCGCAGCCATGAATGGGCATGTGGAGATTCTAGAAATTCTCCTTCTAGAGAGTTCTATGCCTGCGATGGAGAGACTGCATCGTGGACAGACTGTGCTGCATTTGTGTGTGAAACATGCTCAGCTTAGGGCGTTGAAGGTTTTGGTGGAGAAGTTGGGAGAGCTTGTGTGTGTAAAGGATGATGATGGTGATACATTATTGCATTTGGCTGCAAGGTGCGGTAAACTTGAG ACTATAGAATACTTGGTGGAAAAGAAAGCCCTAAAGCTTCGAACAACAAACGCCATGGGCAAAACTGCCCTCCAAATCTTGATCGAAAGTCCTCCAACCACCGTCAACTACTTAAAGATGAAAAGGCTCTTAACAGATGTTTCACTTTTCATAGTGATCCCCGAGATGAGAAGCACCATAATGGTGGTGGCAGTCCTGATCGCCACAATGGCCTTCCAGTCGGCCATCAATCCCCCGGGCGGAGTATGGAGTGAAGATGACGACAAGTCCTCTCACAAAGCCGGCGAGGCTGTGATGGAGTCCACCCATCCCGATGCATACCTGAACATTATGTTTGCCAACTTGATGGCCTTCATATGA